One Mercenaria mercenaria strain notata chromosome 12, MADL_Memer_1, whole genome shotgun sequence DNA segment encodes these proteins:
- the LOC128547098 gene encoding uncharacterized protein LOC128547098, with translation MSTINQEHLFDESLAIDGISDQGMVKESCFETAEEDNPWWRVDLFDIYLIFLVRLYNRLDCCSDSAYDVQLRIGPSLETMTEAGFIEGQIEDIQNIVLPINTEARFIELIRKGWGAFHLCEVEVFGKIAECKYDPCQNGGNCYVIHCGDLDNCRNYTCSCADGFGGVDCEVCTYNVAVGKEIEASSIYHKSWFPSNAVDGDTNQNILFGATCVSTQKEIKPYLMIDLGEEYNITGVNVYRRSDCCAEDFGAIELFLMMTTWISYGYTDEGTESISKFGIYPYVATRHVKVVAKEEQPTFLQICEIQVFSICQEDFTVTTSPKTMVEEPMPFIQMRFSLSDKYSDVVKSEESFKDLIRQGLSSQTGYSEESFRNIEVEKEPFRVSFELHAIEGDRTTLNNMLKKIETLNRFGILEIETKDGQLLAITAGSLQYHMIFVENTGTGIDSPFFLIASVIVMAMTYM, from the exons ATGTCTACAATAAATCAAGAACATTTATTTGACGAGAGTCTAGCTATTGACGGTATTTCTGATCAAGGTATGGTCAAAGAGTCATGTTTTGAGACTGCGGAAGAGGACAATCCTTGGTGGCGAGTTGACCTCtttgatatatatttgatatttctgGTGAGACTATACAATCGACTCGATTGTTGCA GTGATTCAGCGTATGATGTACAGTTGCGGATAGGCCCTTCACTGGAGACAATGACCGAGGCAGGTTTCATTGAGGGTCAAATAGAAGATATCCAAAATATCGTTCTTCCGATAAACACAGAAGCAAGGTTCATAGAACTGATACGAAAAGGATGGGGAGCTTTTCACTTGTGCGAAGTTGAAGTGTTTGGAAAGATAG CTGAATGTAAATATGATCCCTGTCAAAATGGAGGCAATTGTTACGTCATACACTGTGGCGATCTAGATAACTGCAGAAACTACACGTGCTCATGTGCGGACGGCTTTGGTGGTGTTGACTGTGAAGTTT GTACATATAATGTTGCTGTTGGAAAAGAAATTGAGGCGTCAAGTATTTATCATAAGAGCTGGTTTCCAAGTAACGCTGTAGACGGTGATACCAATCAGAATATTCTTTTTGGAGCGACGTGTGTGTCCACACAGAAAGAAATAAAACCCTACTTAATGATAGATCTCGGTGAAGAGTACAACATTACTGGTGTCAATGTTTACAGAAGATCGGACTGTTGTG cggAAGATTTTGGCGCTATTGAACTGTTTCTCATGATGACAACATGGATTAGCTATGGGTACACTGATGAGGGTACTGAAAGCATTTCAAAGTTTGGGATATACCCATATGTCGCAACAAGGCATGTAAAAGTTGTGGCAAAGGAAGAGCAGCCAACATTCCTTCAGATCTGTGAGATACAAGTGTTTAGCATTTGTCAAGAAG ACTTCACAGTTACAACATCTCCTAAGACAATGGTTGAAGAACCAATGCCTTTCATACAGATGCGATTCTCATTGTCAGACAAGTACAGTGATGTTGTCAAGTCGGAAGAGTCATTTAAAGATTTGATCAGACAAGGATTGTCCAGTCAAACCGGTTATTCGGAGGAAAGTTTTCGAAATATAGAAGTAGAAAAAG AACCATTCCGTGTGTCATTTGAACTTCATGCTATTGAGGGAGATAGGACAACATTGAATAACATGTTGAAGAAGATAGAAACTCTAAACAGATTTGGCATTCTAGAAATTGAAACCAAAGATGGTCAGCTATTAGCAATTACCGCTGGAAGTCTACAATATCATATGATTTTTGTAGAAAATACAG GAACAGGAATTGACAGTCCGTTCTTCCTGATAGCTTCTGTCATCGTTATGGCAATGACCTATATGTGA